The Trypanosoma brucei gambiense DAL972 chromosome 10, complete sequence genome has a segment encoding these proteins:
- a CDS encoding membrane-bound acid phosphatase 2, putative: MSVFYPPLIPSEHYFQETIKDKTGAEAMPYACLHGGSLCLLISLLSCLGAQAVQTLHLVQLVHRHGARSPKVKHNQSQICGEVPCGYLNAAGKMMLINAGEFLRNHYNSNASEPFFPEESYNSCVTYSRSTDVPRTLQSAGCLLRGMFPNASEFFPAIHTADVSTDWLLRYDVIPQAYAFSHLDEHWWRNVCNPKLDTLIDTNTLLSVSREVFSEGFCADPQNRCHCAATLFDIGVAMQSDGRIDKHPLLRENLGRLRDIKFFEDSHRFVYNASDRTHAKMGSLGQHLAQEILKNAENHMNGLTSYKLYHYSAHDTTIAPLAATLGDSTTTGITPPYGQLYAFELLYDHEVKGYIIRIRRGAPGQKPEEGYAFSWGEFQMKCMNENHTVYTVEDNKCPYHDFRRFVKSTKPHDPAGLCYLNRRYRELFHCPGNVGKPPNKQCKVFRRVCPAWSCEEGYTLNSVTLECVCSSRKCMESRDLSISTDTLGRNLFTIFIFVLLALLIPIFSVFVCIGKKLRARTRRTRAKG; this comes from the coding sequence ATGTCTGTTTTCTACCCTCCACTAATACCTTCGGAACACTACTTCCAGGAAACGATAAAGGACAAAACAGGTGCCGAGGCGATGCCTTACGCCTGCCTCCATGGCGGTTCTCTGTGCTTGTTGATATCGCTGCTTTCGTGCCTCGGTGCCCAGGCAGTACAGACCCTACACCTTGTGCAGCTTGTCCACCGTCACGGAGCGCGGTCTCCCAAGGTAAAACACAATCAAAGTCAAATATGCGGTGAGGTGCCGTGTGGGTATCTGAACGCTGCCGGGAAGATGATGCTAATCAATGCAGGTGAATTTCTTAGGAATCACTACAACAGTAACGCATCTGAGCCTTTCTTCCCGGAGGAGAGTTACAACTCCTGTGTGACCTACTCGCGTTCCACAGATGTCCCGCGTACGCTGCAGAGCGCTGGGTGTCTTCTGCGCGGAATGTTCCCCAATGCATCGGAATTCTTTCCAGCTATACACACTGCAGATGTGAGTACCGATTGGCTACTGCGTTACGACGTGATACCTCAAGCATACGCCTTCAGTCATTTAGATGAGCATTGGTGGAGAAATGTGTGTAACCCAAAGCTGGACACGCTTATCGACACCAACACGTTGTTATCCGTTTCGCGGGAGGTGTTCAGTGAAGGGTTCTGCGCTGATCCACAAAACCGGTGCCATTGCGCGGCGACGCTGTTCGACATTGGTGTCGCCATGCAGTCCGACGGTCGCATCGATAAACACCCACTTTTGAGGGAAAATCTCGGCCGGTTGCGCGATATCAAGTTCTTTGAGGATTCTCACCGGTTTGTTTACAACGCCTCTGATCGTACGCACGCAAAGATGGGGAGTTTGGGGCAGCACCTTGCTcaggaaattttgaaaaatgcGGAGAATCATATGAATGGACTAACGTCATACAAACTCTATCACTACAGCGCACATGACACAACGATAGCACCACTGGCTGCCACACTCGGGGACAGCACAACCACTGGAATCACGCCACCTTACGGTCAGCTGTATGCTTTTGAACTGCTGTACGACCACGAAGTTAAAGGGTATATTATTCGGATAAGGCGCGGTGCGCCAGGTCAGAAACCCGAGGAAGGCTATGCATTTAGTTGGGGAGAGTTTCAGATGAAATGCATGAACGAAAACCACACTGTTTACACAGTTGAGGACAACAAGTGCCCTTACCACGACTTCCGGCGGTTCGTGAAATCCACCAAACCGCATGATCCCGCGGGACTTTGTTATCTCAACCGGAGGTACCGCGAGCTTTTCCACTGCCCGGGAAATGTTGGAAAACCACCTAATAAGCAGTGCAAAGTCTTTCGGCGTGTGTGTCCAGCGTGGTCCTGCGAAGAAGGTTACACGTTGAACAGTGTTACCTTAGAGTGTGTGTGCAGTTCCAGGAAATGTATGGAGAGTCGTGACCTGAGCATCAGCACTGACACACTTGGCAGGAATCTTTTCACCATCTTCATCTTTGTGCTCTTGGCACTTCTCATCCCTATTTTTTCCGTATTCGTGTGCATCGGTAAAAAATTGCGGGCACGAACCCGCAGAACGAGGGCGAAGGGCTAG
- a CDS encoding procyclin-associated gene 1 (PAG1) polypeptide,putative — MRQSLYFSLCHFAFADSGALSLSGAAEALCNASKRLKSVYAFVQAKTKYATEKVREFEDMVELVRLKIVRVRGNEGGNGNWTSCTGIAKFLKRVGSKVNRVKRRELKRLRYLGYSAVGAAGIAAGRLDEMINVWRRAYSSGKGDFCVGNSERHATRNQLLNCYLSDSEKDEFISLGDMHRMERVEEMNMTRESMNELLRLTGGGGNPLERYVHSANCHLTNTRPGGGYLSENSTSRRILWGDGIISLKRSGRGFVGGTGKTRAEVLIHDVTWEEDPVNNVPVLRNAYRELRKFVNLYAYIEELAHETGAHWNWEYAQAIVNTGTHGNKSTVVVDEDSGKSFVVLGNRETVQEEKLLEEMAICGVGRADSLRRTLALLFLLF; from the coding sequence ATGCGCCAGTCgttgtatttttctctttgtcattttgcttttgcggACAGTGGCGCACTGAGTTTGAGTGGAGCTGCGGAGGCGCTCTGTAATGCGTCGAAGAGGCTGAAATCGGTGTATGCCTTCGTCCAAGCGAAAACCAAGTATGCAACCgagaaggtgagggagtttGAGGATATGGTGGAGTTGGTGAGGTTAAAGATTGTGAGGGTTAGGGGaaatgaagggggaaatggcaATTGGACCTCGTGCACGGGGATCGCGAAGTTTTTGAAACGTGTGGGGAGTAAAGTGAATAGGGTGAAGAGGAGAGAATTGAAGAGGTTGAGATATCTTGGATACTCAGCGGTAGGGGCAGCAGGGATAGCGGCGGGGAGGTTGGATGAAATGATAAATGTGTGGCGGCGCGCGTATTCCAGTGGGAAAGGGGATTTTTGCGTAGGAAATAGCGAGCGCCACGCGACGCGGAATCAGTTGTTGAATTGCTATTTAAGTGACTCGGAGAAGGATgaatttatttctttggGGGATATGCACCGCATGGAAAGGGTGGAGGAAATGAACATGACACGGGAGAGTATGAACGAACTGCTTAGGCTCACTGGTGGCGGTGGAAACCCCTTGGAACGCTACGTCCACAGCGCAAACTGCCACCTAACAAACACCCGTCCGGGGGGCGGCTACCTCTCCGAAAACAGCACGTCCAGAAGAATACTCTGGGGAGATGGAATTATTTCCCTTAAACGAAGTGGAAGAGGATTCGTTGGGGGGACAGGAAAAACCCGTGCAGAGGTTCTAATACACGATGTAACTTGGGAGGAAGACCCCGTTAACAACGTCCCCGTTCTTAGAAACGCCTACCGAGAGCTTCGCAAATTTGTGAACTTGTATGCTTACATCGAAGAGCTGGCGCACGAAACCGGCGCACACTGGAACTGGGAATACGCGCAAGCTATTGTGAACACGGGCACGCACGGAAATAAAAGCACAGTAGTGGTAGATGAGGATAGTGGGAAGTCATTCGTCGTGCTCGGGAACAGAGAAACGGTGCAAGAGGAGAAGCTGTTGGAGGAGATGGCGATATGTGGTGTTGGCAGGGCTGACTCTCTCAGGAGGACCCTcgcgttgttatttttattgttttaa
- a CDS encoding T. brucei spp.-specific protein: protein MAVQLPRQYWWGRGDAMRLLFHFQTWCTTLARKPGSALPKLGTACSTQRLVIIGTGVNWCGEVLSPLTRPHRAVECGVKWHFDGEMGLPNVRSRNKIIRTEIIPLGCSSARGMQRTLMDLETDNGQPAAGRLQRMDRSVRQQNLLVPLRA, encoded by the coding sequence ATGGCGGTGCAACTACCGCGGCAATATtggtgggggaggggagatGCAATGAGATTGTTATTCCACTTTCAAACTTGGTGCACAACCCTCGCAAGAAAACCTGGTTCCGCCTTACCAAAGCTGGGCACGGCATGCTCGACACAAAGACTAGTGATAATCGGCACGGGTGTGAATTGGTGCGGTGAGGTGTTGAGTCCGCTCACTCGCCCACATCGCGCAGTTGAATGCGGCGTGAAATGGCACTTTGATGGGGAAATGGGACTTCCCAACGTCAGAAGCCGAAATAAGATTATCAGAACAGAAATTATTCCACTCGGGTGTAGCAGTGCACGGGGGATGCAACGCACCCTTATGGATCTTGAAACAGACAACGGTCAACCAGCAGCGGGCCGCCTCCAACGTATGGATCGGAGTGTGCGTCAACAGAATTTACTTGTGCCATTACGAGCTTAG
- a CDS encoding T. brucei spp.-specific protein, giving the protein MFPIPPTTFVHQFPLFPATCCSDSTGFFKGLALPVSPLTIASTPTALTTRRDFVVLRQPWRQLVVALSLSFRTPGMLLSCLFDQPTWGGVAFLRAWRVRCCCFQDCTVSLRV; this is encoded by the coding sequence ATGTTCCCCATTCCACCAACCACATTCGTGCACCAATTTCCGTTATTTCCTGCAACCTGTTGTTCGGATAGTACCGGATTCTTTAAGGGCCTAGCACTTCCGGTATCGCCTCTCACTATTGCTTCCACCCCAACTGCTTTAACAACCCGGAGAGATTTTGTTGTTCTCCGGCAGCCTTGGCGCCAGTTGGTGGTCGCTCTCTCGCTTTCCTTTCGAACACCCGGAATGTTGCTTTCCTGTTTGTTTGATCAACCAACCTGGGGTGGTGTTGCGTTCCTCCGTGCGTGGCGTGTGCggtgttgctgttttcaGGACTGCACAGTCAGTTTGCGCGTTTAG
- a CDS encoding cysteine-rich, acidic integral membrane protein precursor, putatative, (fragment) encodes MSAKYYIPLFMTVLFASTACVPGMANEAGPIFEESNAEVATPPADAVHDDFFFDYKNATGYADDCNITGDCNETDDCDITGDCNETDDCNITGDCNETDDCNITGDCNETDDCNITGDCNETDDCNITGDCNETDDCNITGDCNETDDCNITGDCNETDDCNITGDCNETDDCNITGDCNETDDCNITGDCNETDDCNITGDCNETDDCNITGDCNETDDCNITGDCNETDDCNITGDCNETDDCNITGDCNETDDCNITGDCNETDDCNITGDCNETDDCNITGDCNETDDCNITGDCNETDDCNITGDCNETDDCNITGDCNETDDCNITGDCNETDDCDITGDCNETDDCNITGDCNETDDCNITGDCNETDDCNITGDCNETDDCNITGDCNETDDCNITGDCNETDDCNITGDCNETDDCNITGDCNETDDCNITGDCNETDDCNITGDCNETDDCNITGDCNETDDCNITGDCNETDDCNITGDCHETDDCNITGDCNETDDCDITGDCNETDDCDITGDCNETDDCNITGDCNETDDCNITGDCNETDDCNITGDCNETDDCNITGDCNETDDCNITGDCNETDDCNITGDCNETDDCDITGDCNETDDCNITGDCNETDDCNITGDCNETDDCNITGDCNETDDCNITGDCNETDDCNITGDCNETDDCNITGDCNETDDCNITGDCNETDDCDITGDCNETDDCDITGDCNETDECHITGDCNET; translated from the coding sequence ATGTCCGCCAAATACTACATTCCTTTGTTTATGACCGTCTTATTCGCCAGCACCGCGTGTGTGCCTGGCATGGCTAACGAGGCAGGTCCAATCTTTGAAGAATCAAATGCTGAGGTAGCCACACCCCCTGCTGATGCCGTACATGATGATTTCTTCTTCGACTACAAGAACGCTACGGGTTACgccgatgattgcaacatcacaggtgactgcaatgaaactgatgattgcgacatcacaggtgactgcaatgaaactgatgattgtaacatcacaggtgactgcaatgaaactgatgattgtaacatcacaggtgactgcaatgaaactgatgattgtaacatcacaggtgactgcaatgaaactgatgattgcaacatcacaggtgactgcaatgaaactgatgattgcaacatcacaggtgactgcaatgaaactgatgattgtaacatcacaggtgactgcaatgaaactgatgattgtaacatcacaggtgactgcaatgaaactgatgattgcaacatcacaggtgactgcaatgaaactgatgattgcaacatcacaggtgactgcaatgaaactgatgattgcaacatcacaggtgactgcaatgaaactgatgattgtaacatcacaggtgactgcaatgaaactgatgattgcaacatcacaggtgactgcaatgaaaccgatgattgtaacatcacaggtgactgcaatgaaactgatgattgcaacatcacaggtgactgcaatgaaactgatgattgcaacatcacaggtgactgcaatgaaactgatgattgcaacatcacaggtgactgcaatgaaactgatgattgcaacatcacaggtgactgcaatgaaactgatgattgtaacatcacaggtgactgcaatgaaactgatgattgcaacatcacaggtgactgcaatgaaactgatgattgtaacatcacaggtgactgcaatgaaactgatgattgcaacatcacaggtgactgcaatgaaactgatgattgcgacatcacaggtgactgcaatgaaactgatgattgcaacatcacaggtgactgcaatgaaactgatgattgtaacatcacaggtgactgcaatgaaactgatgattgcaacatcacaggtgactgcaatgaaaccgatgattgtaacatcacaggtgactgcaatgaaactgatgattgcaacatcacaggtgactgcaatgaaactgatgattgcaacatcacaggtgactgcaatgaaaccgatgattgtaacatcacaggtgactgcaatgaaactgatgattgtaacatcacaggtgactgcaatgaaaccgatgattgtaacatcacaggtgactgcaatgaaactgatgattgcaacatcacaggtgactgcaatgaaactgatgattgtaacatcacaggtgactgcaatgaaactgatgattgcaacatcacaggtgactgccatgaaaccgatgattgtaacatcacaggtgactgcaatgaaactgatgattgcgacatcacaggtgactgcaatgaaactgatgattgcgacatcacaggtgactgcaatgaaactgatgattgcaacatcacaggtgactgcaatgaaactgatgattgtaacatcacaggtgactgcaatgaaaccgatgattgtaacatcacaggtgactgcaatgaaactgatgattgcaacatcacaggtgactgcaatgaaactgatgattgcaacatcacaggtgactgcaatgaaaccgatgattgtaacatcacaggtgactgcaatgaaactgatgattgcgacatcacaggtgactgcaatgaaactgatgattgtaacatcacaggtgactgcaatgaaactgatgattgtaacatcacaggtgactgcaatgaaaccgatgattgtaacatcacaggtgactgcaatgaaactgatgattgcaacatcacaggtgactgcaatgaaactgatgattgtaacatcacaggtgactgcaatgaaactgatgattgcaacatcacaggtgactgcaatgaaaccgatgattgtaacatcacaggtgactgcaatgaaactgatgattgcgacatcacaggtgactgcaatgaaactgatgattgcgacatcacaggtgactgcaatgaaactgatgaatgccacatcacaggtgactgcaatgaaact
- a CDS encoding D-tyrosyl-tRNA deacylase, putative, which yields MRVVVQRVLEGAVTVGEEVVGSVGRGIVALVGIHHEDDMSDVDYIAHKLLSLRIWRSEDGQKTWDRNVKQVDGGILLVSQFTLMHVLKGNKPDFHLAMKPERASELFNNLREALCRDYAAHKISTGRFQSYMNINMTNDGPVTLVLDSRNK from the coding sequence ATGAGAGTTGTCGTTCAGCGTGTTCTGGAGGGTGCCGTAACGGTTGGTGAGGAGGTTGTTGGTAGTGTTGGGCGTGGAATTGTGGCGTTGGTGGGTATACACCACGAAGATGATATGAGCGATGTGGACTACATTGCCCACAAACTGCTGTCGCTTCGCATATGGCGTAGTGAGGATGGGCAAAAAACGTGGGACCGTAATGTGAAGCAGGTGGACGGCGGAATTCTTCTCGTGTCACAATTTACTCTCATGCACGTACTTAAGGGAAATAAACCCGACTTCCACCTGGCAATGAAGCCAGAGAGAGCATCTGAACTGTTTAACAACTTGCGTGAGGCTCTTTGCAGGGACTATGCGGCTCACAAAATATCGACAGGGCGATTCCAATCCTACATGAATATCAATATGACCAACGATGGCCCAGTGACGCTTGTGCTGGACAGCCGAAATAAGTGA